A region from the Triticum urartu cultivar G1812 chromosome 1, Tu2.1, whole genome shotgun sequence genome encodes:
- the LOC125532701 gene encoding BTB/POZ and MATH domain-containing protein 2-like → MSALVSALRAAGRHHLSAGTLITRPVTGSYLFRIDQYKCIQKMVGNGTVIKSATFGAGGHDWRIKCYPRGEVGYRGYISLYLEHASHGRTGDATADYCMSILDHAGNPSWTKGNAQLSDETDSESESETETQANNFSNHDAFGWGAFMKIEDLDEEEHLKDGCLCILCDVTVLDMRTTDYGARRASTGAMVPPPGLHQQLTEDLWESKEGADVEIQVGGETFPAHRWMLAAVSPIFMAELLRSPAATRIRVDGIDAGVFKALLHFIYTDALPEEMAKQEALATMAKPLLVAADRYKLDRLKLVCEEALCGHINMFSVGATLAFAEQHCCRVLKEACMHFLTDPCNLEAAVATRGFDQLKAASCHPTLMSKQ, encoded by the coding sequence ATGTCGGCGCTCGTATCTGCCCTCCGCGCCGCCGGCCGGCACCATCTCTCCGCTGGCACCCTCATCACGAGGCCGGTGACGGGCTCCTACCTGTTCAGGATCGACCAGTACAAGTGCATCCAGAAGATGGTCGGCAACGGCACGGTGATCAAATCAGCCACGTTCGGCGCGGGAGGCCACGACTGGCGCATCAAGTGCTACCCGAGGGGCGAAGTAGGATATCGAGGCTACATCTCCCTTTACCTCGAGCACGCCAGCCATGGCCGCACCGGTGACGCCACGGCTGATTACTGCATGAGCATCCTCGACCACGCCGGAAACCCATCGTGGACCAAGGGTAATGCACAATTATCGGATGAAACCGATAGTGAGAGTGAGAGTGAAACTGAGACCCAGGCGAACAACTTCTCGAACCACGACGCGTTTGGCTGGGGTGCCTTCATGAAGATCGAAGACCTTGACGAGGAGGAGCACCTCAAGGACGGCTGCTTGTGCATCCTCTGCGACGTGACCGTCCTTGACATGCGCACCACGGACTACGGCGCTCGGCGTGCATCCACGGGCGCCATGGTGCCGCCGCCCGGCCTGCACCAGCAACTCACGGAGGACCTCTGGGAGTCCAAAGAGGGGGCGGACGTGGAGATCCAGGTCGGCGGGGAGACCTTCCCGGCGCACAGGTGGATGCTCGCTGCCGTGTCTCCTATCTTCATGGCTGAGCTGCTCCGGTCGCCTGCAGCCACGAGGATACGTGTCGACGGAATTGATGCCGGGGTGTTCAAGGCGCTGCTCCACTTCATCTACACAGATGCCCTGCCGGAAGAGATGGCGAAGCAAGAGGCGTTGGCGACGATGGCTAAGCCGCTGCTCGTGGCGGCGGACAGGTACAAGCTGGACAGGCTGAAGCTGGTCTGCGAGGAGGCGTTGTGCGGGCATATCAATATGTTTTCGGTCGGCGCAACGTTGGCGTTTGCAGAGCAGCATTGTTGCCGCGTGCTTAAGGAGGCTTGCATGCACTTCCTCACTGATCCGTGTAATCTTGAAGCAGCCGTGGCAACCCGTGGTTTTGATCAGTTGAAGGCAGCTTCTTGCCATCCAACTCTCATGTCGAAGCAGTAG